A DNA window from Porphyromonas gingivalis ATCC 33277 contains the following coding sequences:
- a CDS encoding acetyl-CoA hydrolase/transferase family protein, with the protein MQWQELYRQRVCSADEAVVDSLKPGTKVVFGHAAAAPVRFSQAMYRQRERLENITVFHMLYFGDAPHLAPEMRSHVHPTLNFLEGNSRPASRDRRVDFIPCHFHEVPELFRQGFFPLDVAVVQVSTPNEEGYCSFGVSCDYTKAAAECAPVVVAEVNKQMPFIGGENLIHISNLTHIIEVDEPIAEVLPPAISDLELRIGQNCASLIKDGDTLQLGIGGIPDAVLRALEGHKDLGIHTEMFTDGVMRMIRKGIINGKKKTLHPEKVVTSLIFGSKELYDFVNNNPVIECYPVDYINNPDVIGKNDRMVSINSCLEMDLMGQAASESIGYEQFSGSGGQVDFLRGAKRSKGGISIMAFPSTAKKGTESRIVPILKEGACVTTGRNEVDYVVTEYGVARLRGATLRQRAEALTAIAHPDFRPALEEEIRRRFE; encoded by the coding sequence ATGCAATGGCAAGAACTTTACCGTCAGCGTGTTTGCTCTGCAGACGAAGCTGTCGTGGACTCTCTTAAACCGGGAACGAAAGTTGTATTCGGTCATGCTGCTGCTGCGCCTGTCCGTTTCTCTCAGGCTATGTACCGCCAGCGTGAAAGGTTGGAGAATATCACAGTTTTCCACATGTTGTATTTCGGCGACGCGCCGCACCTTGCTCCCGAAATGCGTTCGCATGTACACCCGACTCTCAACTTCCTTGAGGGCAACTCCCGTCCGGCAAGCCGTGACCGTCGTGTCGATTTCATTCCCTGCCACTTCCACGAGGTACCGGAACTGTTTCGTCAGGGATTCTTTCCATTGGATGTAGCCGTAGTGCAGGTATCTACTCCTAACGAAGAGGGTTATTGCTCTTTCGGAGTTTCCTGCGACTACACAAAGGCTGCCGCCGAGTGCGCTCCGGTAGTAGTAGCCGAGGTGAACAAGCAAATGCCATTCATCGGTGGTGAAAACCTGATTCACATCTCCAATCTGACCCATATCATCGAAGTGGATGAGCCGATTGCAGAAGTATTGCCTCCTGCTATCAGCGACCTTGAGCTGAGGATAGGTCAGAATTGTGCCTCACTGATCAAAGACGGCGATACCCTCCAGTTGGGTATCGGCGGTATCCCCGACGCTGTGTTGCGTGCATTGGAAGGGCATAAAGATCTCGGTATTCACACGGAAATGTTTACCGACGGAGTGATGCGTATGATTCGCAAGGGGATTATCAACGGGAAGAAAAAAACATTGCATCCCGAAAAAGTCGTTACCTCGCTAATCTTCGGATCGAAAGAATTGTACGATTTTGTCAATAACAATCCGGTGATAGAATGCTATCCGGTGGATTATATCAACAACCCCGATGTTATCGGCAAGAATGACCGCATGGTTTCTATCAATTCCTGCTTGGAGATGGATCTTATGGGGCAGGCGGCTTCTGAGTCGATCGGGTACGAACAGTTCAGTGGATCCGGAGGTCAAGTCGATTTCCTTCGTGGGGCCAAGCGTTCCAAGGGAGGAATCTCCATTATGGCTTTCCCCAGTACGGCCAAGAAAGGGACTGAGAGTCGCATCGTTCCCATTCTGAAAGAGGGTGCTTGTGTCACGACCGGCCGTAACGAAGTGGACTATGTGGTGACGGAATATGGCGTAGCGCGTCTGCGTGGCGCAACGCTTCGTCAGCGTGCTGAAGCCTTGACTGCTATAGCACATCCCGATTTCCGACCGGCCCTTGAGGAGGAAATCCGCCGACGCTTCGAATAA
- a CDS encoding DUF4295 domain-containing protein: MAKKSVATFKKGDGRTYSKVIKMVKSPKTGAYTFQEEMVPNEAVKDFFK, from the coding sequence ATGGCAAAAAAATCGGTTGCAACATTTAAGAAAGGTGATGGCCGTACCTACTCCAAGGTAATCAAGATGGTCAAGTCTCCTAAGACGGGTGCCTATACCTTCCAGGAAGAGATGGTCCCGAACGAAGCTGTAAAAGACTTCTTTAAGTAA
- the rpmG gene encoding 50S ribosomal protein L33 yields the protein MAKKVKGNRVQVILECTEHKESGMPGISRYITTKNRKNTTQRLELKKYNPILRRMTLHKEIK from the coding sequence ATGGCAAAGAAAGTAAAAGGCAATCGGGTGCAGGTTATCCTTGAATGCACCGAGCATAAGGAGAGTGGTATGCCGGGTATTTCTCGTTACATCACCACCAAGAATAGAAAAAATACGACTCAGCGTCTGGAACTCAAGAAGTACAACCCCATCCTGAGACGTATGACCCTTCATAAGGAAATCAAATAA
- the rpmB gene encoding 50S ribosomal protein L28, which produces MSKICQITGKKAMVGNNVSHSKRRTKRVFDVNLFRKKFYWVEQDCWVVLRISAAGLRLINKIGLDAAIKRAAEKGFLNA; this is translated from the coding sequence ATGTCAAAGATTTGTCAGATTACCGGCAAAAAGGCAATGGTTGGCAACAACGTTTCTCACTCCAAGAGAAGGACAAAACGAGTATTCGATGTCAACTTGTTCAGAAAGAAGTTCTATTGGGTAGAACAGGATTGCTGGGTTGTTTTGAGGATATCGGCTGCCGGGCTGCGCCTCATCAACAAAATCGGTCTCGACGCTGCCATCAAGCGCGCGGCCGAGAAGGGCTTCTTAAACGCATAA
- a CDS encoding inorganic phosphate transporter, whose translation MSLIFTAIVVFLFILAIFDLIVGVSNDAVNFLNSAIGAKAAPFKIIVGVAALGVFCGAAMNNGMMEIARHGIFRPEHYTFSELMVVFLSVVITDVVLMDMFNSLGMPTSTTVSLIFELLGGSFFMAMTKVGGTVGFQDLLNTEKALSVILGIFLSVGIAFFFGMVVQYLSRLLFTFNYRRNLRWLAGLFGGVAVTSIIYFMLIKGLKGVSFMTEESTAWIAANTGRLVLYCLVVSIILMQVLYWLRVNVFKVIVLLGTFALAMAFAGNDLVNFIGVPLAGYSSYLDFNANGNGQYDTYLMGALNEPASTPVYFLVAAGIVMVYALITSKKAHNVIKTSVDLARQEEGEEMFGSSGLARSIVRFSTTTANAVSRIIPRPVGRWIDSRFNQDELIMAKGAAFDLVRASVNLVLAGLLIAFGTSLRLPLSTTYVAFMVAMGTSLADRAWSRESAVFRITGVFSVIGGWFITAGAAFILCFLVTMVNHFGGYPAMAGMIILAIFLLVRSHIRFDKKKKSETKDTVFIDMMASHDKEEIWQLLAKHICQKQLALLDFAENNYMQMTDGFINEDLKRLRRSINDQNAERQMLKVNRRKETLGIRRIEEAKSVVKNTWFHLGCNSCEQIVFCLKRIAEPCKEHVDNNFNPLPKVCVSEFLAAREKLILYIKEAKLIVSNETDEILDPMTYRGKDIKKELKQLRKTQLSRIQQGASSLKISLVYLNLLQESQQLVNILDDLIHATEKLFDPVARIGTDEEFFN comes from the coding sequence ATGAGTCTTATCTTTACCGCCATTGTCGTATTTCTTTTCATCCTTGCTATATTCGACTTGATTGTGGGTGTCAGCAACGATGCGGTCAACTTCCTCAATTCTGCCATCGGAGCCAAGGCTGCTCCATTCAAGATCATCGTCGGTGTGGCAGCGTTGGGGGTTTTTTGTGGCGCAGCCATGAACAACGGCATGATGGAGATTGCCCGACACGGGATTTTCAGGCCGGAACATTACACTTTCAGCGAATTGATGGTCGTATTTCTGTCGGTGGTGATCACCGATGTCGTCCTGATGGATATGTTCAATTCGCTCGGCATGCCTACCTCTACGACCGTCTCACTCATTTTCGAGCTGTTAGGCGGTTCTTTTTTTATGGCCATGACCAAGGTGGGCGGTACGGTCGGCTTTCAGGATCTTCTCAATACGGAGAAAGCTCTTTCTGTCATATTGGGTATCTTCCTTTCGGTGGGAATTGCTTTCTTCTTCGGGATGGTCGTTCAGTATCTGAGCCGTTTGCTCTTTACCTTTAATTACAGGCGGAATCTCCGATGGCTGGCCGGCCTTTTCGGCGGAGTCGCGGTTACATCCATCATTTATTTCATGCTCATCAAAGGGCTGAAGGGCGTGTCCTTTATGACCGAAGAATCCACGGCTTGGATAGCTGCCAATACGGGCAGGCTGGTATTGTACTGTCTGGTCGTTTCCATTATCCTGATGCAGGTGCTGTATTGGCTACGGGTCAATGTCTTCAAGGTGATCGTCCTCTTGGGTACCTTCGCTTTGGCGATGGCTTTTGCCGGCAACGACTTGGTGAACTTTATCGGTGTGCCGCTGGCCGGCTATTCCTCTTATTTGGACTTCAATGCCAACGGAAACGGGCAGTACGATACTTATCTGATGGGAGCCTTGAACGAACCGGCTTCCACTCCCGTATATTTCCTCGTGGCTGCCGGTATCGTAATGGTATATGCGCTGATTACATCGAAGAAGGCTCACAACGTGATCAAGACTTCGGTGGATCTGGCGCGTCAGGAGGAAGGTGAGGAGATGTTCGGCTCCTCGGGTTTGGCCCGGAGTATCGTGCGTTTCAGCACCACGACGGCCAATGCCGTGTCCCGTATAATTCCTCGTCCCGTAGGTCGGTGGATAGACAGTCGCTTCAATCAGGACGAACTGATCATGGCCAAGGGCGCGGCTTTCGATTTGGTGCGCGCTTCGGTCAATCTTGTTCTTGCCGGACTGCTCATCGCCTTCGGTACTTCGCTCAGGCTTCCCCTCTCCACCACCTATGTGGCTTTTATGGTGGCTATGGGTACTTCTTTGGCGGACAGGGCATGGAGCCGGGAGAGTGCGGTATTCCGTATCACGGGGGTATTCAGTGTGATAGGCGGTTGGTTTATCACTGCCGGTGCAGCCTTTATTCTCTGCTTCCTCGTTACGATGGTGAATCATTTCGGAGGCTATCCGGCGATGGCAGGAATGATCATCTTGGCGATCTTCTTGCTTGTCCGTAGTCATATTCGTTTCGATAAGAAGAAAAAGAGCGAAACGAAGGACACTGTCTTTATCGACATGATGGCTTCGCACGACAAAGAAGAGATTTGGCAACTGCTGGCCAAACATATTTGTCAGAAGCAGTTGGCTTTGCTCGACTTCGCCGAGAACAACTATATGCAGATGACCGATGGCTTCATCAACGAGGATTTGAAGAGGCTTCGCCGCTCGATCAACGACCAGAATGCGGAGCGGCAGATGCTCAAGGTGAACCGCAGGAAAGAAACCCTCGGCATCCGTCGGATCGAAGAAGCCAAGTCCGTGGTCAAGAATACATGGTTCCATCTCGGTTGTAATAGTTGCGAGCAAATCGTATTTTGTCTCAAGCGTATTGCCGAGCCGTGTAAGGAGCATGTGGACAACAACTTCAATCCGCTGCCCAAGGTCTGTGTATCCGAATTTCTTGCTGCACGCGAAAAACTCATTCTCTATATCAAAGAGGCCAAGCTGATCGTGTCCAACGAAACGGATGAGATCTTGGATCCGATGACTTACCGCGGCAAGGACATCAAGAAAGAGCTAAAGCAGCTTCGCAAGACACAGCTTAGCCGCATTCAGCAGGGGGCGAGCAGTCTGAAGATTTCTCTCGTCTATCTGAATCTCTTGCAGGAGTCGCAGCAGTTGGTGAATATATTGGACGATCTGATCCACGCCACGGAGAAGCTGTTCGACCCTGTAGCCCGGATCGGCACGGACGAAGAATTTTTCAACTGA
- a CDS encoding HU family DNA-binding protein, giving the protein MAKFVMREMPDMQGKGKRTMYPKMISRGTMGLDEIADLISSQSTFSPGEVKGLVTALARTIAHGVASGYTVKIEEIGSFSASLTLHKGVEPEEAEGGTRRNAASVTIGGVNFRPDKALILEARTRVHLVRTTVRRPRRPNLTREERLALALRHLDGHSLLKVADYCRLTGLGRTAAAEELRAFDREGLIDSTGSGTHKEYIIRNKAGI; this is encoded by the coding sequence ATGGCCAAGTTTGTGATGAGAGAAATGCCCGATATGCAAGGCAAGGGCAAGCGGACGATGTATCCGAAAATGATCAGCCGAGGCACGATGGGGCTGGACGAGATAGCCGATCTGATTTCCTCCCAATCGACATTCTCCCCGGGTGAAGTCAAAGGGTTGGTTACGGCCTTGGCTCGGACGATAGCCCACGGCGTGGCTTCGGGATATACGGTGAAGATAGAGGAGATCGGCTCTTTCTCCGCTTCGCTCACCTTGCACAAAGGCGTAGAACCCGAGGAGGCCGAAGGCGGCACACGCCGCAATGCCGCCAGCGTGACGATAGGAGGTGTCAATTTCCGCCCCGACAAGGCATTGATTCTCGAGGCTCGTACTCGCGTTCATCTGGTGCGAACTACGGTACGCCGTCCCCGTCGGCCCAATTTGACTCGCGAAGAGCGGCTGGCCTTGGCCTTGCGCCATCTCGATGGCCATAGCTTGCTCAAGGTGGCCGATTATTGCAGACTTACGGGGCTGGGACGTACCGCTGCCGCGGAAGAATTGCGCGCTTTCGATCGCGAGGGTCTGATCGACTCCACGGGGAGCGGCACACATAAGGAATATATTATAAGGAACAAAGCCGGGATCTGA